From Sphingomonas nostoxanthinifaciens, a single genomic window includes:
- a CDS encoding O-antigen ligase family protein encodes MTKNLIFVLILFFVAYVPLYMMATAQLRRLIGPNFAVSFCIATIAEFVLPSAEYFFPVLLVIFVASVRDRMDAMCRYVLFTALIPFVGWSAHIGPAYITQFYTSDVLGLGVVLALKLRFGAEERMRGPRGFTAEDGVVLVTFLILWLGIGRFPSTSGFLRNLTAQALLMVFPYWLLRRYVRDTREFAQLIGVFGASSIILAVYAVYEARTTWSLFDYVSMHLGTTSGMSKNAGLRGGALRASVTMMTPLNLACYMSLGLLAIACTKRLYRTGIAHFGFLVLALLGLLAPQSRGNLACVVFGVLMLCVVWRKWGYVVATLGTALLGSVALLAIAKVSPRVSAFLNLDAQPVAGQYYDYRQLLLHRGMQEGWQHPILGQSLSTVFDHLADIQQGEHIVDLVNTYLTFFLTSGLVGMVPLTLLVLASLRKAITGFPARADPAFERVRAFCFAGLAMVLIELAFMSFIDRIPYMLLLALAGSRLVGAEKRAVARDARAPRAIRASAPAGPLATGAA; translated from the coding sequence CCATCGCGGAGTTCGTGCTTCCCTCCGCGGAATACTTCTTCCCGGTCCTGCTGGTCATCTTCGTGGCATCGGTCCGTGATCGCATGGATGCGATGTGCCGCTACGTACTGTTCACCGCGCTGATCCCGTTCGTGGGGTGGAGCGCGCATATCGGGCCGGCCTACATCACCCAATTCTACACGTCCGACGTGCTGGGGCTGGGCGTGGTCCTCGCGCTGAAGCTGCGATTCGGCGCCGAAGAGCGTATGCGCGGCCCGCGCGGCTTCACCGCCGAAGACGGCGTGGTGCTGGTGACGTTCCTGATCCTGTGGCTGGGCATCGGCCGCTTCCCATCGACCAGCGGCTTCCTGCGCAACCTGACGGCGCAGGCGCTGCTGATGGTCTTCCCGTATTGGCTGCTGCGCCGCTACGTCCGCGACACGCGCGAATTCGCCCAGCTGATCGGCGTGTTCGGCGCCTCCTCGATCATTCTCGCGGTCTATGCCGTCTATGAAGCGCGCACCACATGGTCGCTGTTCGACTATGTGTCGATGCATCTCGGCACGACCAGCGGCATGTCCAAGAATGCTGGCCTGCGCGGCGGTGCGCTGCGTGCGTCGGTGACGATGATGACGCCGCTGAACCTTGCTTGCTACATGTCGCTGGGGCTGCTCGCGATCGCCTGCACCAAGCGGCTCTACCGCACCGGGATCGCGCATTTCGGATTTCTCGTGCTGGCGCTGCTCGGGCTGCTCGCGCCGCAATCGCGCGGCAACCTCGCCTGCGTGGTGTTCGGCGTGCTGATGCTGTGCGTGGTCTGGCGCAAATGGGGCTATGTCGTCGCGACCCTGGGCACCGCATTGCTGGGCAGCGTCGCGCTGCTGGCGATCGCGAAGGTCTCGCCGCGCGTATCGGCATTCCTCAACCTCGACGCGCAGCCGGTGGCCGGGCAATATTACGATTATCGTCAGCTGCTGCTGCATCGCGGCATGCAGGAAGGCTGGCAGCATCCGATCCTCGGCCAGTCGCTCAGCACGGTGTTCGACCATCTGGCCGACATCCAGCAGGGCGAGCACATCGTCGATCTGGTCAACACCTACCTCACCTTCTTCCTGACATCGGGTCTGGTCGGCATGGTGCCGCTGACGCTGCTGGTCCTCGCTTCGCTCCGCAAGGCGATCACGGGCTTCCCGGCGCGCGCGGATCCTGCCTTCGAGCGGGTGCGCGCCTTCTGCTTCGCCGGCCTCGCGATGGTGCTGATCGAACTCGCCTTCATGAGCTTCATCGACCGTATTCCCTATATGCTGCTGCTGGCGCTTGCCGGCTCGCGGCTGGTGGGCGCGGAGAAGCGCGCGGTGGCGCGGGATGCCCGCGCGCCGCGTGCCATTCGCGCCTCGGCACCGGCTGGCCCGCTGGCGACCGGCGCGGCATGA
- a CDS encoding glycosyltransferase family 4 protein translates to MRITFIAPQADASGGARVVHIYAEKLRARGHEVTVVMRPPHPRTLRQRLSSLVKGKGWPARVPTLATHFDPTRYTIRTIDRVRPMVPSDLPDADVVIATWWETAEWMLAMPPSKGRHFHLIQHYEAFDNIPKARVDAVLVAPSFKIAISRWIEELLRERFGCIDVALVMNSVDTDQFHAPPRGRQPQPTVGMLYSVADWKDCRTGFAAFERFRKAVPEARLIVFGGYPVAPHLPLPDGTEFHMLPPQDRIRDIYAACDVWLCPSMVEGFGLPPLEAMACRTPVITTPVGAWPDLLKEGENGFLVPVGDAATMADRLQTFFALPESTWRRLSDCAHHTATDYSWDDATTALEAVLKPRINR, encoded by the coding sequence ATGCGGATTACGTTCATCGCCCCCCAAGCCGACGCCTCGGGCGGGGCGCGGGTCGTCCATATCTATGCCGAGAAATTGCGGGCGCGCGGACATGAGGTGACGGTGGTGATGCGACCGCCGCATCCGCGCACGCTCCGCCAGCGCCTGTCCTCGCTGGTCAAGGGCAAGGGCTGGCCGGCGCGCGTGCCCACGCTCGCCACGCATTTCGATCCCACGCGCTACACCATCCGCACGATCGATCGCGTGCGGCCGATGGTGCCGTCCGACCTGCCGGATGCCGACGTGGTGATCGCGACCTGGTGGGAAACGGCCGAGTGGATGCTGGCCATGCCGCCGTCGAAGGGGCGTCATTTCCACCTGATCCAGCATTACGAGGCGTTCGACAACATCCCCAAGGCGCGCGTCGATGCGGTGCTGGTCGCGCCGAGCTTCAAGATCGCGATCTCGCGCTGGATCGAGGAATTGCTGCGCGAGCGATTCGGCTGCATCGATGTCGCGCTGGTGATGAACAGCGTCGATACCGACCAGTTTCATGCCCCGCCGCGCGGCCGCCAGCCGCAGCCGACCGTCGGCATGCTGTACAGCGTCGCAGACTGGAAGGATTGCCGCACCGGCTTCGCCGCGTTCGAACGCTTCCGCAAGGCGGTGCCCGAGGCGCGCCTGATCGTGTTCGGCGGCTATCCCGTGGCGCCGCATCTGCCGTTGCCGGACGGCACCGAATTTCACATGCTGCCGCCGCAGGACCGGATCCGCGACATCTACGCCGCGTGCGACGTCTGGCTGTGCCCGAGCATGGTCGAGGGATTCGGCCTGCCGCCGCTGGAGGCGATGGCGTGTCGAACCCCGGTGATCACGACGCCGGTCGGCGCGTGGCCCGATCTGTTGAAGGAAGGCGAGAATGGCTTCCTCGTTCCGGTCGGCGATGCTGCTACAATGGCCGATCGGCTCCAGACCTTCTTCGCGCTGCCGGAGTCGACTTGGCGGCGTCTGTCCGACTGCGCCCATCATACCGCGACTGACTATAGCTGGGATGATGCGACTACTGCTTTGGAAGCAGTTCTAAAGCCGCGCATCAACAGATGA
- a CDS encoding DUF1800 family protein translates to MVSACGGGSSGSSSDGSLTTEAKSAVAVQSTKEIDAGRLAKQATFGATPDLIAHIASVGSSAWLDEQFALSSSTYKDLAVAPVRNQCNANPIDVPCYYRWFNRQNVAMRFYSNTIGQPDQLRQRVALALSEFVVASTDPITDAAGVAAYNQIFLDNAFGNYRDILLQVTMLGFMGDYLNMSGSSHVAPSENYAREFLQLFSMGPNKLNMDGSLVTDSTGAAIPNYTAADIAGAAKALTGWTIYKQPDNSNDYTKQMTQVAGFYDTGAKTFLGVTVPAGVSEATSVAAVIDAAFNNASTPPYVAKRMIQQLVTSNPTPAYVARVAAVFVNNGNSVRGDMKAVVRAVLMDSEARIAPSSTNVGKVKEPILLMTSIARASGMKSTDGVVFINRDKTLGQMIMQSPSVFNFYPPDFPLPQSTTLFSPVSKLFTTVTITSRDNMVYDWTVNYATSAKGEFQPISTVMGSTGTTIDWSGWEALGTDIAAMVDRIDLIMMNRTMTTAQRTALTAAAASVINADPATQARMRAQALIYIVGTSPLFQVDR, encoded by the coding sequence ATGGTAAGCGCCTGCGGCGGCGGAAGCAGCGGCAGCAGCAGCGACGGAAGCCTTACGACCGAAGCCAAGAGCGCGGTCGCCGTCCAATCGACCAAGGAAATCGACGCCGGCCGCCTCGCCAAGCAGGCGACGTTCGGCGCCACCCCCGATCTCATCGCGCACATCGCTTCGGTCGGTTCCAGCGCATGGCTCGACGAGCAGTTCGCGCTGAGCTCCAGCACCTATAAGGATCTCGCGGTCGCGCCGGTTCGCAACCAGTGCAACGCCAATCCGATCGACGTGCCCTGCTATTATCGCTGGTTCAACCGCCAGAACGTCGCGATGCGGTTCTACTCGAACACGATCGGCCAGCCGGATCAGCTTCGCCAGCGTGTCGCGCTCGCGCTGTCCGAGTTCGTCGTCGCCTCGACCGATCCCATCACCGACGCGGCGGGCGTCGCCGCGTACAACCAGATCTTCCTGGACAATGCGTTCGGCAATTATCGCGACATCCTGCTTCAGGTCACGATGCTCGGCTTCATGGGCGACTATCTGAACATGTCGGGCAGCTCGCACGTCGCGCCGTCCGAGAATTACGCTCGCGAATTCCTGCAGCTGTTCTCGATGGGTCCGAACAAGCTCAACATGGATGGCTCGCTGGTCACCGACTCGACCGGTGCCGCGATCCCGAATTACACCGCTGCCGACATCGCCGGCGCGGCGAAGGCGCTGACCGGCTGGACGATCTACAAGCAGCCGGACAACAGCAACGACTACACGAAGCAGATGACGCAGGTCGCCGGCTTCTATGACACCGGCGCCAAGACCTTCCTCGGCGTCACCGTGCCGGCCGGCGTCAGCGAAGCGACCAGCGTGGCCGCGGTTATCGACGCCGCGTTCAACAACGCCTCGACCCCGCCCTACGTCGCCAAGCGGATGATCCAGCAGCTCGTCACGTCCAACCCGACGCCCGCCTATGTCGCGCGCGTCGCGGCGGTGTTCGTCAACAACGGCAACAGCGTTCGCGGCGACATGAAGGCGGTGGTTCGCGCCGTGCTGATGGACAGCGAAGCACGCATCGCCCCGAGCAGCACGAATGTCGGCAAGGTCAAGGAGCCGATCCTGCTGATGACCAGCATCGCGCGCGCTTCCGGCATGAAGTCGACCGACGGCGTGGTCTTCATCAACCGCGACAAGACGCTCGGCCAGATGATCATGCAGTCGCCGTCGGTGTTCAACTTCTACCCGCCGGACTTCCCGCTGCCGCAGAGCACGACCTTGTTCTCGCCGGTGTCCAAGCTGTTCACCACCGTCACGATCACGTCGCGCGACAACATGGTCTACGACTGGACGGTCAATTACGCGACGTCGGCCAAGGGCGAATTCCAGCCGATCAGCACCGTCATGGGTTCGACCGGCACGACCATCGACTGGTCGGGTTGGGAAGCGCTCGGCACCGACATCGCCGCGATGGTCGACCGCATCGACCTCATCATGATGAACCGCACGATGACCACGGCACAGCGCACCGCGCTCACCGCCGCGGCCGCCTCGGTCATCAACGCCGACCCCGCGACCCAGGCGCGCATGCGCGCCCAGGCCCTCATCTACATCGTGGGCACGAGCCCCCTTTTCCAGGTTGACCGCTGA